The genomic interval ATAATATTACCAACAGAGCAACATGCCACAGATACAAAGTATATCTCCAATACGAACCAAGCAATTTGTTGCAGCAAAAGTTGAACCATTTAAGAACCCTTCACTGGAGCAAAAGAAACAACCATAAAAACAAACGTATCTCGCATTCCCAAATATGTTACTGCGCCAgccaataatttaaaaataggtataaaaaaaaaaacaagtgcGAAGAAGCCAAAATTCGATACCCACTTCAGATTTTAATACACCAAGTCTTTTAGAATCATCAATTCAAACAAAAAGAGTCAAAGCttcgatttttttttcccaCCGAAACCAGAACAAAATACAGCCTTGACCAAAACAAAACCAAGAAACAAAGACTTCGGAATCTTAAACGGACTGTACTTATTAACACATTAATTAAAAGAAATCCAAACTTTACGCTCAAAATGAATAATGCAAACGTGCTTAAGAAACAACCAAACATCGCATATATTtccaaaaaaacaaaacaaaatattgATAGAGTATTTGCCAGAACCAACGCGGATTACCCGGAagtaagaaattttttaaacgACCATGCAGTTCAAACCCATTTGTCTGTCATTTTGCTAAGCAGTACTTTGTCTTCTCAATGgccggatttcttaaattgaTTTTGGCCAGGCGTATGGGGAGcagttaaaatttttaaaatttgtgtcTGGTCCGTTTGACATGGATATTTGTCTGTAATTATTATTATCTACACAATATttagatatatattttaaaaatattttatttattctacaagtgaaaaaatctaaatatgtatttttttaaattttaattttattgatttaaatCATTCATTACAAGTTTAATCaatcaaaaaaaaattaccaTTCAATTAAACAAAGGATGAAAAGAAATCAAAAGCAAAACGAGCAATGTTTATGTGCTATAATATTTGTCATACGACGAGCATGAATAAGCTCAGATATCTCAGATTCACTCATAACTAATATGATCTCGAGTGGTAGTGACCGATTGTATTGCCAAACAGAACTATATTGTGAACTAATAAATAAGTGTGATTTGtgccaaaaaaattataaaataaaaaaaaattaaagatattttcggaatattgaaaaaaaaatcaccGAACGAATCTAAAGTGGtggttattattattaataattatagtttttatgtaaaaatttaaattatttaaaaataatttgtaaGTAAATTGAAGTGTTACTATATTATTGGTTTCCCCGCCCAATATATTAACAAATTAATTAGAACTCAAAAAATCTGAGAATACGAACTCAAGAGTAAAACGGCGACGCCGCTCATGGAAGACGCCGACCGGAGAGTAGTGGATGTAGTCAAAGAACTAGTTCACCGCTTGCTCTACGACCCTCAAACGCCCGACAACCCCACGTCCTCTTCAACCCCCACCCAGGAAGAGTACAATCAAGCCCTAAAGTACTCTCTCCGCATCCTCTCCAGCCGTATGAAGCCCTCCATTGCTGCGGACGAATTCTCCATTGTCGAGTCCATCAAGCGTCGCCTCGCCACTACCGGTAAGTCCTCCGAAGCCCTAACTTTTGCCGATCTGTACTCTAAGTTCTCGTTGAAAAATGGTCCCGGGAGCGTGAAGAATAAGTGGGCTGTACTTTATTTGCTGAATAGAATATCTGAGGATCAGAAATTTAAGAAAAATCGGTTTTCGGGTAAGATTTCTAACGGGTTTTTGGATTCTGTGTTTGCTGGCGGGTTGCCAGCATTACATGAGAGTGATGTATTGAGTGATCGTCTTGGTAGGTTTGTGAAATCTAGTAAGGATTTGGGTAATGGAGGGTTTAATGGCCATTTTGATCATTTGAGTGGTTTTGGTGAAAAAGTTCCGAATTCGAGGGGTTTGAGCAATCTTGGGAAATTGGATAAAAGTCAGAGCGAATGGGATGTTGGGAATTGTTCAGATAACATCGTGGGTTTGAATGAAAATGTGAAGCACTCGAGGGGATTGAGGGATATTACAAGTAGTTTTAGAGTTAAGGAGAGTGTGAAGAAAGGATGGAATGGAGGGGTATTGATGGTGACAAAGGACCCTGAAAATCTTCGAGATATGGCATGTAGGGAATTTGCAGACTTGGTTAAGGAAGAAAATGAGATTTCAGAAGAGGCGTTGGTGAGGGATGTGCTCTATGCATGCCAAGGGATTGACGGGGCATATCTGAAGTTTGATGAAAAGGCCGATGAGTATGTTCTTCCAGATTTTGTTAAGGTTAGCAGGGCTACAAGGACAATGGTCCGGAAGCTCTGCGAGCTTGGATGGTTGTTTAGAAAAGTCAAGGGGTATATAACGCAGAGTATGGAGCGCCTTCCAGCCGAGGATATTGGGACTGTTGGACAAGCATTTTGTGCTGCTTTACAAGATGAGTTGTCAATATATTACAAGTTACTGGTTGTGCTTGAAGGGCAGGCAATGAATCCGATTCCTTTAGTTTCTGAAAATGCATGCTCAGGTAACTATCTCTCATTGAGGAGATTGTCAGTTTGGTTTGCTGAACCCATGGTGAAGATGAGGCTAATGGCCGTTTTGGTTGATAGTTGTAAAGTTCTAAAAGGTGGGGCCATGGCTGGTGCAATTCATATGCGTGCTCAACATGGTGATCCACTTGTAAATGATTTCATGAAAAGGCTACTTCGTCAGGTATGTTCCCCACTTTTTGAAATGGTGAGGAGTTGGGTATTGGAAGGGGAGCTCGAGGATATTTTTGCAGAATTTTTTGTTGTGAGTCAACCTGTGAAAGCAGATTGTCTCTGGAGGGAAGGTTATCGTCTACTTGATGCAATGCTTCCTTCTTTC from Primulina eburnea isolate SZY01 chromosome 17, ASM2296580v1, whole genome shotgun sequence carries:
- the LOC140817787 gene encoding gamma-tubulin complex component 3-like, translating into MEDADRRVVDVVKELVHRLLYDPQTPDNPTSSSTPTQEEYNQALKYSLRILSSRMKPSIAADEFSIVESIKRRLATTGKSSEALTFADLYSKFSLKNGPGSVKNKWAVLYLLNRISEDQKFKKNRFSGKISNGFLDSVFAGGLPALHESDVLSDRLGRFVKSSKDLGNGGFNGHFDHLSGFGEKVPNSRGLSNLGKLDKSQSEWDVGNCSDNIVGLNENVKHSRGLRDITSSFRVKESVKKGWNGGVLMVTKDPENLRDMACREFADLVKEENEISEEALVRDVLYACQGIDGAYLKFDEKADEYVLPDFVKVSRATRTMVRKLCELGWLFRKVKGYITQSMERLPAEDIGTVGQAFCAALQDELSIYYKLLVVLEGQAMNPIPLVSENACSGNYLSLRRLSVWFAEPMVKMRLMAVLVDSCKVLKGGAMAGAIHMRAQHGDPLVNDFMKRLLRQVCSPLFEMVRSWVLEGELEDIFAEFFVVSQPVKADCLWREGYRLLDAMLPSFISQSLAQRVLRTGKSINFLRVCCEDRVWADAAKEAATAAGTTTRRGDLGYGETDALESLVAEAAKRIDKHLLDVMYTRYKFKEHCLAIKRYLLLGQGDFVQYLMDIVGPELSEPANTISSFKLAGNLESAIRSSNAQYDDRDMLDRLRVKMMPHNTGDRGWDVFSLEYDARVPLNTVFTESVMSRYLRIFNFLWKLRRIEHALIGVWKGMKPNRVTSQFFSKLPRAVTLQLILTSRKCQVLWDEMNHFVTNLQYYIMFEVLEVSWSNFSKEMEVAKDLDDLLEAHEKYLHSIIEKSLLGERSENLNKTLFTLFDLILRFRSHADRLYEGINDLQSRTTESSRLYRDKAKLQMQSSNRSSEPSSWLGEGRKELTKRAGEFLRNMGQAVDVTANEYSSLFEGFISQLPTQQHVDLKFLMFRLDFTEFYSQLKSNAGGKLLL